ATTACACAGGTTGCCAAAATTAGCCCCCTGTGtctaaagtgtgtgttttgagatCTCCACCCTGGTGATAATGACAGACTCTGGATTTCACAGGCAGTGTAACCCCAACTCACCCAACGAGAGTGCGGGCTCGTTAAAGTCCAGGGAGCTTCTCTTCTTAAAAGGCACCCTGTAATTTGAAAGGGAGTATGTTAAAGAAATGGCAATTCCTTTCCTTCGGGGACTTCTGCCCTGGCGGCTCACTGAGAGCTTGTGACTGTGAGGTGTCACATTCAGGGGTCATCTGCACTCGCTCGGAACGGGGAGTGGGCAGAACTCCGTGGGGACACTGAGCGTCATTGTTCCTGCAACACAAATCTGGCAGAAATGGCGCGTCTTGTCGTCCCGGGAATAGAAATCGTTTTCCCCGGCACGCAGAGCCACAAGTGAATTCATTTTTATAGGACTGTTCATGATTTTTGGCACAAAGCACTAATGGcgatggttttgtttttgtgcccTTACCTTCACAGCTCAGCCTGGGAGGTCACTGTTTTGCCTGTGTGAAGAAGCCAAGCTAGCAAACATTTGATTTTGAATGCCATCTTTCAGCTCGGCGACTGAATGTTTTTGCTGTCCCTGCCCCGTGTTGATCTGCcctgttttcttttgcttcctCAGGTATGacttctgacagcagcagctggagacgaGCCACGGCCGATGAAGGGGTAGGGGCAGCGCTATTAACAAATATAGTGATGCAAGTGTTTGTACAGGGAGGTGATGGAAAACAAGATGaagattctgtgtgtgtgtgtgtgtgtgtgtgtgtgtgtgtgtgtgtttccaggtcagGAGGGGCCAACCAGTGAATTCTGTGGAGGATTCAACTGCTTGGAGGTTTACTAATGCTCAACAAACCTGGAAACcagaggtgggtgtgtgtgtgtgtgtgtgtgtgtgagagactctGCTTCGCTCGTGAAACTCTTACCTTTTGTGAACTCTGAATAACCTGCCTGGGCTTGCAAAATCCCCTCCCCACTGCCCCATTTTGTCTGTGTACACACTACTTCCTGCAGTAGAgtgagcttcagcagcttccatCTAATTCACACCAAACTAAACACACATTCACCTCTGCCAGTTGCTGCACCTCCTATTTTATGTTTGTAGAACATGTCCCAGAAATCCCAGTTGTGTGTCCGTTAGTTATTGGTCATCTAGATACTAAATTTAAAGGCTGAATTTCTTGGCTTTACTCCCACTTAAGAAGTCTTTGACCAGACATGGCCGAAGTGCTGGTTAAATAATTAAACGATGtaatgtttttgggttttttttactcgGGGTCATATTAAAAATTAACCCTCAGTTTAACCactcatgaaaacatatttccTTGAGCAAGAGAAAAATTTTAAATGCAGATTATATGCGCTGCAAGTGTTGTGATGAACCACAGGTCAATTTACCCAAATATTGTCTTATTATTTTCAAAAGGGATGGaatatatttaattaattaatgagtGAATTGATATCATTTCTGCCAGTATAAATAAATTTGGTATTCTGtgtaaaaaaagcaaaatgacTTAATAAGTCTTCAGGAAAAAATACATGGAAAAACTCCATTGGCAGGTTTCTGTTCCAAAAAGCATTGTTCAATgacacaggtcatgtgaccttgacGATTTCTCATTGTTCTGTCAAGTGGTGCTGTActggaggaagtgtgtgtttgttggtttttgtttgCTGAGTGCTGAAACCAGATGGTGAATTGTTCTGGTGCTGATGGGAAAGCCAAACCACAGAACCAAcactctctcccccctctccacttcctgcagTACAAAGGACAAGCGAATCTGCACGTGTTTGAGGACTGGTGTGGCAGCTCTGCTGTCGACCTCCGCAGGAACATGCACTACCCGCTCTATCCTCATGTGAGTCGAACGCCTGTTCGCCTGTCCAAGAGACACGATGTGCTCGCTACCGTTCGCTGACAGCTTTGCATTGAATCTTTGAATTTTTTCAAATATGTGCAGGCTGAAAAAGAATTTGTCTCAATGCTACATATCTCATTTGAGTGAGCTTTCAGTTGACAGACAGGCTTATAATGGGATTAGATTAGATTCCTTTATTCGTCTCacaacggggaaatttacagcgcaacggcagcaagaacacacagaggaaaagacattcaGAAATGCAAGGatagaaaaagaacaataagtaataattaaaataagaatagaaaatatataaaaatatatatataataatccaagGTAAATGGATAGACAAAGTCTTTTTGTATTACCTGTACATAGAGAGGATCTGAagaatatacatatcagaatatataatattaagTGTGTGCAAAATGGTTGAAATGCAATTAGAGAATTAGCCCCGTGTCTCTGACAGGGTAGAACTGAACAGTTGATGTTGGAGTCCAGATTCAACTGGCTTAGCCTCCCATAAACCTCTTTATTTTAAGTAAGTTCAAGTAAGGAATGGGCTTTGTGTAGTACATCACATTTTTGGTCTAACCTTTCAAATTAGCCCACAATATTATTAAGAATTACAggtattaataataataataataagaagaagaatagTGGCAGTGTCTTACTGTAGAGTTGGGTGCATTGAGATGCGTTCGGGTGTCCCTACACAAGCTCGCAGGGTTCTCACTCAGAGGTGCATTCTACACCTACGTCCTAGCTGCTTATGTCTCGCTGAGTGTCAACAGCATGGCTGATCTCTGGCTTTAATTCCAGTCCCGGACAACTGTGCAGAAGTTGGCTGTCTCTCCACAGTGGACCAACTACGGGCTCAGGATATTTGGCTATCTACATCCATACGCTAATGGTGTGTTGATTTATTTCCccattttttctttattatagCTGCTCTGCCTCCCCGTTCTATCCTAATCTCCAGATTTTCTGCCTTTCAGGAGAATTTGTGTTTGCGCTGAGCTCTGATGACAACTCTGAATTGTGGCTGAGCACAGATGACTCTCCCCTTAATGTAGAGATGTTGGCATATGTTGGAAAAGTATGTTCCACTCGGGCGTTGTTTTGTTTCCATCCTGACTATTATGATTCAGTCCTAATATTTACATTTCCTATAGACCGGTGCAGAATGGTCAGCTGCCGGGGAGTTCACCAAATACTCCAGCCAAACCTCTAAACCAGTTTTGTGAGTGGAATGTTTTATTGTTGAGTCATCAGTACTTAAACGGAAAATGCAACACGAGTGACACAGAACACATCATCGCTGGTAACAGTAACTCGTTGTGCTATCTGTCACTGCACAGATccacagaaaaatatataggggagATAAGGGGTGAGGTTGCTGTCAAGTGGTTGAGCAACAAGAAAAATCACTTGAACCTCTAATGTCTTCTCTGTGGTGATATACCCGCCCTCAACATGGAACTTGGTTTAGTTTTTTGTTTCTGTAGTCTGGGCTGACATTCAGCCCTTAAATTGGATTTGTGTCAAAACGGTgctatgcaaacacacagttaTGGGTCCTCAGGCCTTACTATAATCTATGACTCATTAACTGACTCATTTACTGTCTTGACAGGCTGTCCATGCAGAGGAGGTACTTTTTTGAAGTCATTCACAAGCAAAACGACAGAGGGACGGACCATGTAGAAGTGGCAGTGAGTGGCTGGGCTCGCTGCTGTCCAGTTGTCTCCACCGTTCAatttgtgctgcttttatctcttgtgtTTATGCCTCAAGAGCGATGCTGTTCTTTATCTTTTCACACAGTGGCAGCTCCTTTATCACGATGTGAGGTTCACGGTGATTAGCTCGCAGCACATCTCCCTATATGTCGGTAAGTCGACAAACGTCCACACACAGTTTTGCAATCTGATTCAttcaaaagcaaaacagcatATAAGAACTTGACGTTTTGtggcgccacttcctgttgtctttgACTTTCCCGCAGATGAGAGCGCACTGTTGCTGACTGATGTTGCCCACATACCACAGACAACTGCAAGCCACCGACAGTCCCCCGCAAAACAGCAGGGTCCAACAACAGACGCGCAACGGGAAGACCGGCGAGACTCTCTCTACCAGGGTGTGAGACAGTTTCACATCCAGCAGAGAATGAAGATGATGCACAGCACATTTCCTTCCGAAAAACTGCACGTAATCTGAAATCATTGTTTGTCTGCAGTGCCTTTGATTGACAGCAGCTTCCTAAAAGGCATTCTGCCCGACTGCGTGTACAAACCCAGCTACACAATTAAAGACTTTCCTCTGCAGCGCTACCAAGGACTACAatttgtatgtatttattttgtttattccttttttttttttttttacactttgcATGCTTAGAAAACAGGCTATTGATTCACACTTACTGTCATTCATTTAGCACCCATGCCAAATGTCTTCTTTTCACACATTGAAAACCACACATTCCATaaaattagggttagggtcataaAATATAGTACTGAAAGATCAAAAATATGCTTTGTTGCATCATGAACGTTTTCTTTTACTTCTGCTCTTTTGGtgtaaaaacatttatattGTTCAGATGTTGATTATAGGAGCACTTATTAACAATCGGTAAGCATGTGTTGTCTTGATTTTCCAGGTTCACATGTCCTACATCTACCCCAACGACTTCACGCGACTCACACACATGGAAACGGAGAATAGCTGCTTCTACCCAGAGAACCCCAGCTACATGAAGATGTGAGCCACAGAATTTTTTTATTGGTTCCAAAGGTGGAGTTTGTCGGAGCAGATGCCAATCGGACTTAACCAACGCATTGCAGTTATTAGCTTTAGTTATGGGCAATATGTGTATTACATATAAGCGTATTATATAGGAAAATGTAAGTTATTTTTGCACATCTAATCTCACATGTCAACTAAACCTTGACATTTTTATCATCTAAAttatgttttgtgttttgctcCTCAGGTTTGGTTTTTCCAGATACATGAGATTAGACCGTCCTGAGAAACCGTCGCAGGGAAAAGGAAAGTCACTCCGGGGTATTTTtacttttctgtcttctttgtctttttttgtcaaaccTCTCAGTTTTTGGAGGGTTCAAAATCCATTTTTCCTTCACAAGACATCCAGGACCTGATGTCTTGCTTGagtttcaaaaaaataaataaataaaaaagtcagCTCCTTAGACCAGGGAATCAAAGATTTATTCCCTCCCAAACTTTTACctttaaaaagcatttacaggAGTTAAGTATTTTATACAATTCATAAGTTGACCAATTTATGAGCTATACCTGCCTTTGAATGGTTTCATTATTAATCTCAGTTTTAAACAGAGCAAATAATGTCTAAGGTTATAAAAGTAATGTGTGTCAAGCTTTAATGCTTCGCTCACTTCTTGTGGTGAATCTTAGATTTTGGTTTCCAAAGGAGGAAGTCGGCGCTAGAAGGCGATTATGCCCATGACGTCTATCACAGAGAAAAAGAACTCAGCCCGGAGAAGAAAGACGATGCACATTTTCCAGATTATGGTGATGACTATGATGATTATGTTCAGAGGCGAAGGCGGAGGCTTTTCTCCGTGTTTACCAATGACTTTAAAAGCACCTTGGAGAACACCACTGGTGCAGGGCCTACATGGCAGGAGAGGCAAAAGCAGACTAACGTCACTCAGAATGTCTCACAACCTCAGCCTGAGTCACAGAGGCCTGCCAAGCCTGTGAAGTCAACCATACTACCAACTTCAAAacacctcctgcacctgcaACAGAACCCCAGCAGGGTGAATATAGAGGACCAGATTAAAATAATAGCGCCTTTAAAACCTAAGAGAAGCTTTGGACAAACGAAAAGAGCAAAGGTAGAGACAGCAAAAGAGCCAAAACCAGTGATAGCATTTGGCAATAAGCTGCATCATATCAATGGAGCAGAAGAGCGCCTCAGTCCCAGACAGCATCACGTCCAGAGAGCCCAGAAAATGATAGAAGCCCAGCAGAAGCTCAAGCGTCCTCAGcttgaagaggaggaagaggagcacctTGTCAATCTTAAGAGAGCTCAGCCAGGTGAAAGCTTTATTCAGAGGGACACAGATGCCAGGAAAAACCTCAGGGAAAAAGAGATCGAGATGAACGTGCCTCTACAGAAGGATGTGGAAAACGGCATCCGCAATCCAGTGATGatggataaagaaaaaaatgggaaTAAATGGTCAGAGCCAAGAGATGAAGACCTTGAAGCATGGGCAGAGGAGGGAGATAACGGGGGTTTAAACgaaagaggaaacaggaagcgtGGCAGAGACTCTGTGTGGTCACTAGGAGATGACTTCAAaggcacagaggaagaggaccccacccccccacctgtgtTTGATACTGATGTCAACTGGAGCCAGACATTCCAGGTCAACCACCTGGACCTTCAGGCGCATCGATCCGATTGGATCGACCTGCGGTGCAACGTCTCGGGCAACCTGCTCCTCGAAGCCAGTCATGCTCTGCCCATCGTCAAGGCGTTCGTGGAAAAACTTAATGAAAAGCACAAATGGTAATTACACATTCTATGGTAATCTTTTAATCTAAAAACTACATTTAACCGTCACTGAGCATGCCCAATTGTTGATACTCACTATAGAAACAAATCAGAGTGCATGCACGAGGGTTAGGCAGCACACCTcaccttcatttttcattcTCATGGTCCCTGCAGGCAGTTCACATTGGTCCGTGTAGTTAACGTGGTGAAGCGAATAGATGGCGTCCAGGGAAGCCGATacctgctggagctggaactgACAGATGTGCGCGGccagctgctccgtctgtcACATTACATCTACGCTCTGACTCGCCACAGCAGGCACCCCGGAAAGGATTTCGGCTTTGGACCAGTGAAGCCACAGCAGGTGCTTTGCAATCCGGTGGGCTTCCGCTGGTATCCGGCTGCGACGGTCCACTTCATAGTGCCAGGTAGACCCAGCTGAGACCTTGTTTGTTACAATCTGCATCTTACCTTCTGTTTAATTTTAGTGTTTAGTGTTAAATAGACTGTGCTGTTGATAGCTGCTGACATAACAGTAATCAAGCTTAGTGGTTTTTAAACAAAGAGAACATCGAGAACAACACACtcggtgagtgtgtgtgtgtgagtgcatttGTCCAAACCACAGTCATGACTAACACGACATTTGCTGTGTGTAACACAGCAAACCAGCACGCTGTTATTTCCATCTGCATTACATCATGAGAGGATCTATAGGTTGACAGGAAGCGTGCGTTGACTCGAGTGTGGTCATGATAAATTCTGTACATTATGGTCTGTATCCAGAGCAGTCTAAGTCCTAATCATCAGGACTGGCCCTTCGTGTGCTTGATTATCACATTTTTACGATGCGTCATAAATAAGAAGCAGAAGTTAATAAATGTTCTGACACCATTTCAACTATACTCAATTACGCTTACGCAATCCTTGAAGTAAATGTTGAGTTTTAAGTGCATTTCAGgcataaattaaaagttttctTTCCATTCAGGAACAAATTGTTGATTATGGTGGTGAAATTTACTAAAGAAATCTGGTGATTAAAGTAAGACAGGTGAATTGACCCATCTGTCCTGGTCATCCTTTGTTTGACATTTAGTGTTCTAAAAGTCAAACAAGTGACTAATAGAATGGTCTAGAAGAACATTAGTTTATTCTCTTAGGAAGGTATGGTCTTCTTCACTTGGACCTAATAAGTAATGTGACGTCAGTCTCTTATCAGTTGGTCTATAGCGCCACCATCAGGGGCTTTAGCTCTTATACCCAGATGTGAAAGCATAGCAGAGGAAGCGCTTTGTTCAACGCTTGACATAAAGCCGCCTCCAGTTGCGTTATTCCTAAATAAACGATTGATCTTTGTTGCGTCAGTTAAAAACCAGGCTCGGTGGGTGCAGCAGCTGATTACTGACATGGAGCAGCTCTTTCGAGTGACTGGAGACATCAACTTTAACCTCATCATCACTGACTACAACAGCACTGACATGGATGTGAGGAAGGCTCTGGAGAAATCCTCGCTCCCCAGGTACGTACAAGCGATTCCCTTTTGTCCTGGAGCAAAAGTACCTCTATCCGGTTAATACACCTGCGTATCGCTCAGATACGAGTATGTGAAGCTGAGTGGAAACTTTGAGCGCTCCGCTGGTCTGCAAGCAGGCATCGACCTTATAAACGTGAGTGTTGAAGCCAACGGAAATAAGGCAGTTTAGGGTTGAAAGTCACAGGTGTTTCACTGGAGCCTAAATAGATGTGTGTCCTCATCCTCAGGATGACCACAgcattgtgtttctgtgtgaccTTCACATCtacttccctccctccatcatcgaTACCATCAGGAAGCACTGTGTGGAGGGATACATGGCTTTTGCTCCGATCGTGCTGAGGCTGGACTGCGGCGCGACGCCATCAGAGGCCAAAGGTAGAGGCAGAGGGGGATGGTTTTGatattttaacaaaaataaagagatgAGAAGAACTCTTTATAGGTGGTGTAATTTGTCTGGAGATGGTGTCTTTGTTTAACAAAGAGGTGCATTGTttgaagaaaaatgacaaaagaacaCGGTGCTATAAGCAGTTTTAATTGATGTgaggtgattttaaaaaaggattgaTTTAGAAGTGTCATGGCCAATGTTATGGAAATATGTCTCTGTGTTTCAGGCTACTGGGAAGTGAACGGGTTTGGTCTACTGGGGATCTACAAGTCAGATCTTGACAAAGTGGGAGGAATGAACACCCGTGAATTCACAGATCGCTGGGGTGGAGAAGACTGGGAACTCCTCGATAGGTATATTCCTACAAAGCAATAACAATATTGGATGTGTATTATTTGTTGATTTGTCTCGGCAAAGAAAAGCCTGTAATTTTGAATTAATCTTTAAGTATAGGTGTAGCATCAGAAACCTGCCTGGAATTTACCTGTGGTCGTCTAAATCTGAATCTAAATAAAATGAGCGAAAATAGGCTGAACCTTCATACCAGTTGTcatctcctctgtgctgcaggaTCCTTCAGGCAGGTATGGAGGTGGAAAGGATTTACCTAAGGAACTTCTTCCACCATTATCACTCCAAGCGTGGCATGTGGAACCGGCGGTTGCTGCCCAAACGCACGTGACCTCGTCGCACACCTGCCGCTGCGCCATGACAACAGTCGCCGTGGTTCCAGCCACTGATACCTGAGCACTTTACAGCTGGATCAGGAGTCCCCTCTGCTAATGATAATACCTGCTGAAAGACTGAGATGGTGGCGCACTGTAGGGTTGGATTCTGCTCTCTGTCGCCTGCTAAAGAAATACTACTGATGTGCTCACAGTTTACTTTGGTTTGTACACTGTTGATGGAGTCGACGTCTGATAAAGCGTGTGACAGTGACAGTACTGGCGTGTACATGACTGATTCATAGTGAGGAAATGACACATTTTGAAGATGAATAATGGGCCACACTCCAAGGATGTGTACACACAAGCCTACTAAACCATAAAGATCAGTCTTGCACACGAGTCTTAAATGGTGGAGGGGAAAGTCTCTTGATAGCCATGAAACGTCTGACTGCCTAGTGTAAATTTAAACACAGCCCTACtaaatgtcatatttattatttccattttgggtgttttctttcaattttaGAAGAACAATGTTTCAAATAGGAGTACCTCAGCGTAGCATTCTTGCCTTTTTATTCATTGTGCCTTCTGTTGTGACTTCAGATTTTCAGGTACTGGGGCCCCTGAGGGCTCCTTTTCTGAAGGAAATAAAATGGAgtaataatttaatatttaatgtttcaGATGATGATTCTGGTATTCTGTGCACTGCCAGTCACCAAAATGATAAACCTGGAGACCTACTTATCTCTGCATTAGCAGGGTTGCTTGCTCAATCTGACAGGCAAATATTAATAATTTCTTTTACTGTTATTTATGTCCTTTACCGGTAACTGTTGAATGACGTAACCGTGGGCAACATATTGTTTCCATTCCATTGTATTACTGC
The nucleotide sequence above comes from Takifugu rubripes chromosome 9, fTakRub1.2, whole genome shotgun sequence. Encoded proteins:
- the b4galnt3b gene encoding beta-1,4-N-acetylgalactosaminyltransferase 3, with translation MMATFFPLKKLRRNTRHLLFLAILLAGLAAVYHEMVASKAWSSDTSMTSDSSSWRRATADEGVRRGQPVNSVEDSTAWRFTNAQQTWKPEYKGQANLHVFEDWCGSSAVDLRRNMHYPLYPHSRTTVQKLAVSPQWTNYGLRIFGYLHPYANGEFVFALSSDDNSELWLSTDDSPLNVEMLAYVGKTGAEWSAAGEFTKYSSQTSKPVLLSMQRRYFFEVIHKQNDRGTDHVEVAWQLLYHDVRFTVISSQHISLYVDESALLLTDVAHIPQTTASHRQSPAKQQGPTTDAQREDRRDSLYQVPLIDSSFLKGILPDCVYKPSYTIKDFPLQRYQGLQFVHMSYIYPNDFTRLTHMETENSCFYPENPSYMKMFGFSRYMRLDRPEKPSQGKGKSLRDFGFQRRKSALEGDYAHDVYHREKELSPEKKDDAHFPDYGDDYDDYVQRRRRRLFSVFTNDFKSTLENTTGAGPTWQERQKQTNVTQNVSQPQPESQRPAKPVKSTILPTSKHLLHLQQNPSRVNIEDQIKIIAPLKPKRSFGQTKRAKVETAKEPKPVIAFGNKLHHINGAEERLSPRQHHVQRAQKMIEAQQKLKRPQLEEEEEEHLVNLKRAQPGESFIQRDTDARKNLREKEIEMNVPLQKDVENGIRNPVMMDKEKNGNKWSEPRDEDLEAWAEEGDNGGLNERGNRKRGRDSVWSLGDDFKGTEEEDPTPPPVFDTDVNWSQTFQVNHLDLQAHRSDWIDLRCNVSGNLLLEASHALPIVKAFVEKLNEKHKWQFTLVRVVNVVKRIDGVQGSRYLLELELTDVRGQLLRLSHYIYALTRHSRHPGKDFGFGPVKPQQVLCNPVGFRWYPAATVHFIVPVKNQARWVQQLITDMEQLFRVTGDINFNLIITDYNSTDMDVRKALEKSSLPRYEYVKLSGNFERSAGLQAGIDLINDDHSIVFLCDLHIYFPPSIIDTIRKHCVEGYMAFAPIVLRLDCGATPSEAKGYWEVNGFGLLGIYKSDLDKVGGMNTREFTDRWGGEDWELLDRILQAGMEVERIYLRNFFHHYHSKRGMWNRRLLPKRT